A stretch of the Lolium perenne isolate Kyuss_39 chromosome 3, Kyuss_2.0, whole genome shotgun sequence genome encodes the following:
- the LOC127344176 gene encoding F-box/FBD/LRR-repeat protein At5g22660-like: MGIRVYSRTHQMAVEFVHSKDEVERLFVRTCSLALCTLPAPPVSADARLFALLPHDAVDRLSRLPDVLLGNIVSRLPVKDAARTAALSRRWRGVWRSTPLVLVDADLPVASAVSRVLAEHPGPFHYIHFTSNYTEDESHGLLTSWLQILVSKGIQELVLVNGHRSPLDLDLPTTFLGMSTLTRLYLGRWKFPCTAGRPRATCFPNLCELELYKVLVESRDLDFILDRSPVLETLRLQGNLLKLRLRLVSQSLRSVQLMLSSFEEIFVVNAPRLEKLYHSEPWTPDGHCTKIKIGHAPKLYLLGFLDPRNHVLEFGNTIIKPTTRVSPSTMVPSVARLAMQVRFGVRNDVKMIPSVLRCFPNVENLDIMSAETDQSAGKLNLKFWHESGIIECIQLRIKRLNFYAFRGGRSELAFLKFFFESALVLEEVVIVLAADFTSMEEVDSKVERLWSMKRASEASIVLVTGSSDPQGRYIRSFKGRSGFYVSNPFGN; encoded by the exons ATGGGCATCCGGGTGTATAGCCGCACGCACCAGATGGCGGTCGAGTTCGTGCACAGCAAGGACGAAGTGGAACGGCTCTTCGTCCGCACCTGCTCCCTTGCACTCTGCACCCTCCCCGCCCCACCCGTCTCCGCCGACGCTCGCCTCTTCGCCCTCCTCCCCCACGACGCCGTCGACCGCCTCAGCCGCCTCCCGGACGTGCTCCTCGGCAACATCGTCTCCCGCCTCCCCGTCAAGGACGCCGCGCGAACCGCCGCGCTCTCCCGTCGCTGGCGCGGGGTCTGGCGCTCCACCCCGCTCGTCCTCGTCGACGCCGACCTCCCCGTCGCCTCCGCCGTGTCCCGCGTCCTCGCCGAGCATCCGGGGCCCTTCCACTACATCCACTTCACCAGCAACTACACGGAGGACGAGTCCCATGGCCTGCTCACGAGCTGGCTCCAGATCCTCGTCAGCAAGGGCATCCAAGAACTCGTGCTCGTTAACGGCCACCGGTCGCCGCTCGACCTCGATCTCCCCACCACCTTCTTAGGCATGTCAACCCTCACCCGCCTCTACCTCGGCCGCTGGAAGTTTCCCTGCACGGCAGGCCGCCCGCGCGCCACCTGTTTCCCTAACCTCTGTGAGCTCGAGCTCTACAAAGTCCTCGTGGAGAGCAGGGATTTGGACTTCATCCTCGACAGGAGCCCCGTTCTGGAGACGCTCCGCCTCCAAGGCAATCTGTTAAAGCTTCGCCTCCGCCTTGTCAGCCAAAGCCTCCGGTCCGTGCAGCTCATGTTGTCATCCTTtgaagaaatctttgtggtgaacGCCCCACGACTTGAGAAGCTCTACCACTCTGAACCCTGGACACCTGATGGCCACTGCACCAAGATCAAGATTGGCCATGCTCCCAAGCTTTACTTATTGGGATTTTTGGATCCAAGAAATCATGTCCTAGAGTTCGGCAACACCATCATCAAG CCTACGACAAGGGTGAGCCCAAGCACCATGGTACCAAGTGTGGCACGCCTGGCTATGCAGGTCCGTTTTGGAGTCCGCAATGATGTCAAGATGATTCCTAGTGTCCTCAGATGCTTTCCGAATGTTGAGAACCTCGACATCATG TCTGCAGAAACTGATCAATCTGCTGGCAAGCTCAACCTGAAATTCTGGCACGAGTCTGGTATCATAGAATGCATCCAGTTGCGCATCAAGCGGCTCAATTTCTATGCTTTCCGAGGGGGTCGAAGTGAGCTCGCATTCCTCAAATTTTTCTTTGAGAGCGCACTGGTGCTGGAGGAGGTGGTAATTGTGTTGGCCGCTGATTTCACTTCCATGGAAGAGGTGGATTCCAAAGTGGAGCGTCTCTGGTCCATGAAACGGGCCAGTGAAGCCTCCATAGTTCTGGTCACTGGCTCTTCTGATCCTCAAGGAAGATACATTCGGAGTTTCAAAGGACGTTCTGGTTTTTATGTTTCCAACCCTTTTGGTAACTAA